The following are from one region of the Salvia hispanica cultivar TCC Black 2014 chromosome 1, UniMelb_Shisp_WGS_1.0, whole genome shotgun sequence genome:
- the LOC125204980 gene encoding H/ACA ribonucleoprotein complex subunit 2-like protein, translated as MGSDSEVEKTAQKEREKKKLLALAPIAKPLAGKKLSKRALKLVRRAAEHKCLKRGVKEVVKSIRRGNKGICVIAGNISPIDVITHVPILCEEADIPYIYVSSKEDLANAGATKRPTCCVLVSTKPAKGEIGQEEQEKLKGEYDQVASDISELANTMF; from the exons ATGGGAAGCGACAGCGAGGTTGAGAAAACCGCGCAAAAGGagagggagaagaagaagctCTTGGCTCTCGCCCCCATTGCCAAGCCACTCGCCGGCAAAAAGCTGAGCAAACGTGCTCTCAAACTTGTTCGCCGAG CTGCGGAACACAAGTGCTTGAAGAGAGGAGTTAAGGAAGTCGTCAAAAGTATTCGCCGCGGGAACAAAgg AATTTGTGTTATCGCAGGGAACATATCACCTATTGATGTGATCACTCATGTTCCAATCTTGTGTGAAGAAGCTGATATACCATATATCTATGTTTCATCGAAAGAG GACCTCGCCAATGCAGGAGCTACCAAGAGGCCTACATGCTGTGTACTCGTGTCAACCAAGCCCGCCAAGGGAGAAATCGGACAGGAGGAGCAAGAAAAGTTGAAGGGAGAGTATGATCAGGTTGCATCTGACATATCTGAACTTGCAAACACAATGTTTTAG
- the LOC125202300 gene encoding proteasome subunit alpha type-7: protein MARYDRAITVFSPDGHLFQVEYALEAVRKGNAAVGVRGSDTIVLAVEKKSTPKLQDSRSVRKIVNLDDHIALACAGLKADARVLINRARIECQSYKLTIEDPVTVEYITRYIAGLQQKYTQSGGVRPFGLSTLIIGFDPHTGTPALYQTDPSGTFSAWKANATGRNSNSIREFLEKNYTETSGQETVKLAIRALLEVVESGGKNIEVAVMTREQGLRQLEEAEIDAIVADIEAEKAAAEAAKKAPATKET, encoded by the exons ATGGCGCGATACGACAGAGCAATTACCGTTTTCTCGCCGGACGGCCACCTATTTCAGGTCGAGTACGCTCTCGAAGCCGTGCGCAAGGGTAACGCCGCCGTCGGTGTTCGCGGCTCCGACACTATCGTACTCGCCGTCGAGAAGAAGTCCACTCCTAAGCTTCAGGATTCAAG GTCAGTGAGGAAGATTGTCAACTTAGATGATCACATAGCATTGGCATGTGCAGGCTTGAAGGCAGATGCTCGTGTTTTGATAAATCGGGCACGTATAGAATGTCAGAGTTATAAGCTTACAATCGAGGATCCTGTAACTGTTGAATACATAACTCGCTATATTGCTGGTCTTCAACAAAAGTACACACAAAGTGGTGGTGTGAGACCTTTTGGCCTTTCAACCTTGATCATTGGGTTTGATCCACATACAGGTACTCCAGCACTTTATCAGACAGATCCATCAGGCACTTTTTCAGCGTGGAAAGCCAATGCTACTGGGAGAAATTCTAACTCCATCAGAGAGTTCCTTGAGAAGAACTACACAGAAACATCTGGCCAAGAAACCGTGAAGTTAGCCATCCGTGCTCTATTGGag GTGGTTGAAAGTGGAGGAAAGAACATTGAAGTTGCTGTGATGACTAGAGAGCAGGGACTTCGCCAACTTGAAGAAGCTGAAATTGACGCCATAGTTGCTGATATAGAAGCGGAGAAGGCTGCTGCAGAAGCTGCGAAGAAGGCCCCTGCAACCAAGGAAACTTAA
- the LOC125222934 gene encoding dirigent protein 11-like, which produces MEKLVVTLTLMLIICLSSEAQIVSDTKKITRLHFYLHDILGGDSPTDWTVAQCKLSNTLPSLFGKVLVLDNLVTSGPELDSGEVGRMQGTVAMADLRETALVMLINLVFTKGKFEGSTLSILGRNPLAVKSREASIVAGTGAFRMATGYIITSTYYKDPTNVRSVFEYTAVVYHMDPNVNRSTY; this is translated from the coding sequence ATGGAGAAGCTCGTtgtaaccctaaccctaatgCTAATCATATGCTTATCATCAGAAGCCCAAATTGTCTCCGACACGAAGAAGATCACGCGCCTCCATTTCTACCTCCATGATATCCTCGGCGGCGACAGCCCCACCGATTGGACCGTGGCGCAATGCAAACTATCCAACACTCTGCCGTCGTTGTTCGGGAAGGTGTTGGTGCTGGACAACCTCGTCACGTCCGGGCCCGAGCTAGACTCCGGGGAGGTGGGGCGAATGCAAGGGACCGTGGCGATGGCCGACCTCCGTGAGACGGCTCTCGTCATGCTCATCAACCTTGTGTTCACCAAGGGCAAGTTCGAGGGCAGCACACTTAGCATTCTCGGCCGGAATCCTTTGGCCGTGAAGTCAAGGGAGGCTTCCATCGTGGCCGGCACCGGTGCCTTTAGGATGGCCACGGGCTATATCATCACTAGCACTTATTATAAAGACCCTACTAATGTTCGTAGTGTTTTTGAGTACACTGCGGTCGTCTATCATATGGATCCCAACGTCAACCGCTCAACTTATTga